A section of the Brevundimonas sp. AJA228-03 genome encodes:
- a CDS encoding FecR family protein, translating into MTVDGDLDIRRQEAASWFARLSQRRVSTDDVKAFSAWRRNPDNARAYERVESVWNATNTLAGDPDISDLTAEAMGKASSPVRARALVSRLWTPLGGVALAAVAVVAAGALWAVNRPLDYATAVGEQRTVRLDDGSRVTLDTGSRIQVRLRDDRRSVALLSGQAFFDVTGDPARPFVVSAGDTDVTAIGTRFDVRRMGDGARVTLVEGRVSVRETAQGDAGWSLNPGQQVVTAAPRPAVATVDIAQETSWTTGRLIFRATPIRAAVAEINRYSDEKIDLRASHIADIPVSGVFDTGDTDGFIAALQDLYSVKAERRPDGTVILSGPPA; encoded by the coding sequence ATGACGGTCGATGGCGACCTCGACATCCGACGGCAGGAAGCCGCTTCCTGGTTTGCTCGCCTCAGCCAGCGGCGCGTGTCCACGGACGACGTCAAGGCGTTCAGCGCCTGGCGACGGAATCCCGACAATGCACGCGCCTACGAACGGGTTGAATCCGTCTGGAACGCCACCAACACCCTGGCGGGCGACCCCGACATCAGCGACTTGACGGCAGAAGCGATGGGCAAGGCCTCGTCCCCCGTCCGCGCGCGAGCCTTGGTGTCCCGGCTCTGGACGCCGCTCGGCGGCGTCGCGCTGGCCGCCGTCGCGGTCGTCGCCGCCGGAGCGCTCTGGGCCGTCAACAGGCCGCTCGACTATGCGACCGCCGTTGGCGAGCAGCGCACCGTGCGTCTGGATGACGGGTCGCGCGTCACCCTAGACACGGGGTCACGGATCCAGGTCCGACTGCGCGACGACCGGAGATCGGTGGCGCTGCTGTCGGGACAGGCCTTCTTCGACGTGACTGGCGACCCGGCCCGGCCCTTCGTGGTCTCAGCAGGCGACACCGACGTTACGGCGATCGGAACCCGTTTCGACGTCCGCCGGATGGGCGACGGCGCGCGCGTCACTTTGGTCGAGGGTCGCGTGTCGGTACGGGAAACCGCCCAAGGCGACGCCGGATGGTCGCTCAACCCGGGCCAGCAAGTGGTCACAGCGGCGCCGCGTCCGGCGGTGGCGACCGTCGACATCGCCCAGGAAACGAGTTGGACCACCGGCCGTCTGATCTTCAGGGCGACGCCGATACGGGCCGCGGTGGCGGAGATCAATCGCTACAGCGACGAGAAGATTGATCTGCGGGCCTCGCACATCGCCGATATCCCCGTCAGCGGCGTTTTCGACACCGGCGACACCGATGGCTTCATCGCCGCGCTGCAGGATCTCTATTCGGTGAAAGCCGAGCGGCGGCCCGATGGCACAGTGATCCTGTCTGGGCCTCCAGCCTGA
- a CDS encoding RNA polymerase sigma factor, with product MTDAKELKPEAAEGLNGLYRRYAGWLDGRLRAHVGADQAADVVQETYLRAAPYRSADIRHPKAFLLRIALNLVRDESRRLKRQRESSGDFGQDQSESASQAEQLMLKQIILTMPPLYRDIFVLSRFGGMTYPEIAAARGLSVKTVEWRMSKALEHCVARLDD from the coding sequence TTGACCGATGCCAAAGAGCTGAAACCGGAAGCGGCGGAGGGCCTGAACGGTCTCTATCGTCGCTATGCCGGCTGGCTCGATGGGCGGCTTAGGGCGCACGTCGGCGCCGACCAGGCTGCCGACGTGGTTCAGGAGACCTATCTTCGCGCGGCTCCCTATCGGAGCGCGGACATCCGGCATCCTAAGGCTTTCCTGCTGCGAATTGCGCTCAATCTGGTGCGCGACGAGAGCCGACGTCTGAAGCGCCAACGCGAGTCCTCAGGCGATTTCGGCCAAGATCAGAGCGAGTCCGCGTCTCAGGCGGAACAGTTGATGCTGAAGCAGATCATCCTCACCATGCCTCCGCTGTATAGGGACATCTTCGTATTGAGCCGCTTTGGCGGTATGACTTATCCCGAGATCGCTGCGGCGCGCGGCCTCAGTGTCAAGACCGTCGAGTGGCGGATGTCGAAGGCGCTGGAGCACTGCGTCGCTCGGCTGGACGATTAG
- a CDS encoding helix-turn-helix transcriptional regulator: protein MEAVAEDPDRQPVAVSLSPREQECLQWVCRGKSSADIGTILSLSPRTVDSYLEKVCAKLRVRTRIEAVASAVRDGLIDPA from the coding sequence ATGGAAGCCGTTGCCGAAGATCCTGATCGACAGCCGGTCGCTGTCTCACTGAGCCCGCGCGAACAGGAATGCCTCCAGTGGGTGTGTCGCGGAAAAAGCTCCGCTGATATTGGGACCATTCTGTCTCTGTCGCCCCGGACGGTGGATTCCTACCTTGAGAAAGTCTGCGCCAAATTGCGGGTCCGCACCCGGATCGAGGCGGTCGCGAGTGCTGTCCGCGATGGATTGATTGATCCGGCCTGA
- a CDS encoding nickel/cobalt efflux transporter — translation MTPFADLLQQGSAHAWLFIPSALLLGALHGLEPGHSKTMMAAFIVAVRGTVWQAMLLGLSATLSHTAIVWAIALAGLYFGRNLDLESSEPWFQLASALIILGVAAWMIFATWREQRAAPKEHDHEHDHGHAHDETRRIDTGHGVLILGIFEDDVPPEFRITAESGPLLEADDVIVTTTRAGGATQSFTFERDGDRLRSTEAIPEPHAFAARLTIGHRGHVHAFEVNFSEDGHDHGHDHGGLDVSDPGYQDAHERAHANDIKARFANRKVTTWQIILFGLTGGLIPCPASITVLLLCLQLKQVALGATLVLCFSIGLAVTMVTVGVVAALGMRHAEKRWAGGFATFARRAPYASGALISIVGVVLTWQAIVALTA, via the coding sequence ATGACCCCGTTCGCGGACCTGCTGCAGCAGGGCTCGGCCCACGCCTGGCTCTTCATACCCTCTGCCCTGCTGCTGGGCGCCCTGCACGGGCTGGAGCCCGGCCACTCCAAGACCATGATGGCGGCCTTCATCGTCGCCGTGCGCGGAACCGTCTGGCAGGCCATGCTGCTGGGTCTGTCGGCGACCCTGTCCCACACCGCCATCGTCTGGGCGATCGCGCTCGCCGGCCTCTATTTCGGCCGCAACCTCGATCTGGAATCGTCCGAGCCCTGGTTCCAACTGGCGTCCGCCCTGATCATCCTCGGCGTCGCCGCCTGGATGATCTTCGCCACCTGGCGCGAGCAACGCGCCGCGCCCAAGGAACACGATCATGAGCACGACCATGGTCACGCCCATGACGAGACACGCCGCATCGACACCGGACACGGCGTCCTCATCCTCGGCATCTTCGAGGACGACGTCCCGCCCGAGTTCCGCATAACCGCCGAGAGCGGACCGCTGCTGGAAGCCGACGACGTCATCGTCACGACCACCCGGGCGGGCGGCGCGACCCAGAGCTTCACCTTCGAGCGCGACGGCGACCGACTCCGCTCCACCGAGGCGATTCCGGAACCGCACGCCTTCGCGGCACGGCTGACCATCGGCCACCGCGGCCACGTCCACGCCTTCGAAGTGAACTTCAGCGAGGACGGTCACGATCATGGTCACGACCATGGCGGGCTGGACGTCTCCGATCCCGGCTATCAGGACGCCCACGAGCGAGCCCACGCCAATGACATCAAGGCGCGGTTCGCCAATCGAAAGGTGACGACCTGGCAGATCATCCTGTTCGGTCTGACCGGCGGCCTCATCCCTTGCCCTGCGTCGATCACCGTCCTGCTGCTCTGCCTACAGCTCAAGCAGGTCGCCTTGGGGGCCACCCTCGTCCTTTGCTTCTCGATCGGACTGGCCGTGACTATGGTCACGGTCGGCGTGGTCGCCGCCCTAGGCATGCGGCATGCTGAGAAGCGCTGGGCCGGCGGCTTCGCCACCTTCGCCCGGCGCGCGCCCTATGCGTCGGGCGCCCTGATCAGCATCGTCGGGGTGGTCCTGACCTGGCAGGCGATCGTCGCCCTGACGGCGTGA
- a CDS encoding metal-sensing transcriptional repressor — protein MAHVSHASHPEIVKRLRRADGHLHTVIQMIESGRPCQDLAQQLHAIEKAVAAAKKTLIHDHIDHCLAHAAEGDPDEARKAIADFKDITKYL, from the coding sequence ATGGCCCACGTCTCCCACGCCTCCCATCCCGAGATCGTCAAACGCCTTCGCCGCGCCGACGGCCATCTGCACACGGTCATCCAGATGATCGAGAGCGGCCGGCCCTGTCAGGATCTGGCGCAGCAGCTTCACGCCATCGAGAAGGCGGTGGCCGCCGCCAAGAAGACGTTGATCCACGACCACATCGACCACTGCCTGGCCCATGCGGCCGAGGGCGATCCGGACGAGGCACGCAAGGCCATCGCCGATTTCAAAGACATCACCAAATACCTGTGA
- a CDS encoding MFS transporter has product MFSPLRHRAYRHLFIAQVAALLGTGMATVALGLLAHDLAGASAGEILGAALAIKMIAYIGVAPFASALAAKLPRKTLLVSLDVVRAGVAAALPFVGEAWQVYALMTVLYVASAAFTPAFQAMIPDLLPDEGEYTKALSLSRLAADLESVASPVAAALLLAVMSYNNLFVGTALGFVVSALFVVSAVLPALSRAQPLPFMRRLTGGLRLFALTPRLRGLMAISLAEAAGGAMVFVNTVVLVQSRFGLSGQHTAWALAAFGLGSMGAAVALPRLLTRVSDRSAMLWGAVIMTGVLLAGSVLATSYVVLLGLWAVMGVGYSLTLTPAGRALRRSSNAQDRPALFAAQFALSHAAWLVAYPVAGLVSAAVDPSAAFLVLAGLCAVGTVLGFVIWPAHDPADLPHVHDNLSAGDAHLADAKVTEAGAAHAHPVVIDDSHPRWPKRPD; this is encoded by the coding sequence GTGTTCTCTCCCCTGCGTCACCGCGCCTACCGACATCTGTTCATCGCCCAGGTCGCGGCTCTGCTGGGGACGGGGATGGCGACTGTCGCGCTCGGTTTGCTGGCTCACGACCTGGCGGGCGCCAGCGCCGGCGAGATCCTCGGCGCCGCGCTGGCGATCAAGATGATCGCCTATATCGGCGTCGCGCCCTTCGCGAGCGCCTTGGCGGCGAAGCTGCCGAGGAAGACTCTGTTGGTGTCGCTTGATGTGGTCCGCGCCGGCGTGGCCGCCGCCCTACCGTTCGTCGGCGAGGCCTGGCAGGTCTACGCCCTGATGACAGTTCTCTATGTCGCGTCGGCGGCCTTCACTCCGGCCTTTCAGGCGATGATCCCCGATCTGCTGCCGGACGAGGGCGAATACACCAAGGCCCTGTCGCTCTCGCGCCTGGCGGCCGATCTGGAGAGCGTGGCTAGCCCGGTTGCGGCGGCGCTGCTGCTGGCGGTGATGAGCTACAACAATCTGTTCGTCGGAACGGCTCTCGGCTTCGTCGTCTCGGCCCTTTTCGTGGTCAGCGCGGTCCTGCCCGCCCTGTCCCGGGCGCAGCCGCTGCCTTTCATGCGGCGGCTGACCGGCGGCCTGCGCCTGTTCGCTCTCACCCCACGCCTGCGCGGATTGATGGCGATCAGCCTCGCCGAGGCCGCAGGCGGGGCGATGGTGTTCGTCAACACCGTCGTCCTGGTTCAATCCCGTTTCGGACTCTCGGGCCAGCACACCGCCTGGGCCCTGGCGGCCTTCGGGCTCGGCTCCATGGGCGCCGCGGTCGCCCTCCCGCGTCTGCTCACGCGGGTCTCCGACCGCAGCGCCATGCTCTGGGGCGCGGTCATCATGACGGGCGTCCTGCTCGCGGGATCCGTTCTCGCCACGAGCTATGTCGTGCTGCTCGGGCTGTGGGCCGTGATGGGCGTGGGCTATTCCTTGACGCTGACACCGGCGGGACGGGCGTTGCGTCGCTCCTCCAACGCCCAGGACCGGCCGGCCCTGTTCGCGGCCCAGTTCGCCCTGTCGCACGCCGCCTGGCTGGTCGCCTATCCGGTGGCAGGCCTGGTCAGCGCCGCCGTCGATCCGAGCGCGGCCTTCCTCGTTCTGGCCGGCCTATGCGCGGTCGGTACGGTGCTGGGGTTTGTCATCTGGCCGGCGCACGATCCAGCGGACCTCCCGCACGTCCACGATAATCTGAGTGCGGGGGATGCGCACTTGGCCGACGCGAAGGTGACCGAGGCCGGGGCTGCGCATGCGCATCCGGTCGTCATCGACGACAGCCATCCGCGGTGGCCGAAGCGTCCGGACTGA
- a CDS encoding transcriptional regulator — protein MSDLLAHHTRAGVLAYLSDRGSADFTEIARALETANNVLSRHLERLSESQFIRIERGFLGRKPRTRIVLTPAGRQAWAAYLDRLT, from the coding sequence TTGAGCGATCTTCTCGCCCATCACACCAGGGCCGGCGTTCTTGCCTATCTGTCGGATCGCGGCAGCGCCGACTTCACCGAGATCGCCCGTGCGCTGGAGACCGCGAACAATGTCCTGTCGCGGCATCTCGAACGGCTTTCGGAGAGCCAGTTCATTCGCATCGAACGCGGCTTCCTGGGACGCAAGCCACGCACCCGGATCGTGCTAACCCCGGCAGGTCGTCAAGCCTGGGCGGCCTATCTCGATCGACTGACCTGA
- a CDS encoding transmembrane anchor protein: MYNANKPDASELPSTAKLLKSTGIAVVVASALLVTVVLPAEYGIDPTRVGSLLGLTEMGRIKRQLAAEAAAEEAGAAPQAVPIATTPLTPPMEPPATGAQPGTAAPPVAPPAAPPAAAGPAPVTAATTPGTPVRSDRTSLTLEPDEGGEIKLTMKEGDRAEFTWSADGGAVNYDTHGDGRGISYHGYGKGTDTRVQGVLVAAFDGKHGWFWRNRGDEPVTITLVTNGAYERVEFIE; this comes from the coding sequence ATGTACAACGCCAACAAGCCCGACGCCTCCGAACTGCCGTCGACCGCCAAGCTGCTGAAGTCCACCGGCATCGCCGTGGTCGTCGCTTCAGCCCTGCTCGTCACCGTCGTCCTGCCCGCGGAGTACGGGATCGACCCCACGCGGGTCGGCTCTCTGCTCGGCCTGACCGAGATGGGACGGATCAAGCGCCAACTCGCCGCGGAAGCCGCGGCCGAGGAGGCCGGCGCCGCGCCCCAGGCGGTTCCGATCGCCACGACACCTCTGACGCCGCCGATGGAGCCTCCAGCAACCGGGGCGCAGCCAGGGACGGCTGCGCCCCCTGTCGCTCCGCCCGCAGCGCCCCCTGCAGCCGCAGGCCCTGCGCCCGTGACGGCCGCGACGACGCCGGGCACGCCAGTCCGTTCGGACCGCACGAGCCTGACGCTCGAGCCCGACGAGGGCGGTGAGATCAAGCTCACCATGAAGGAAGGGGATCGCGCCGAGTTCACCTGGTCCGCCGATGGCGGGGCGGTGAACTACGACACCCACGGCGACGGGCGCGGGATCTCCTACCACGGCTACGGCAAGGGGACAGACACTCGCGTACAGGGCGTGCTCGTGGCCGCCTTCGACGGCAAGCACGGCTGGTTCTGGCGCAACCGCGGCGATGAGCCGGTCACCATCACCCTGGTGACGAACGGCGCCTACGAGCGAGTCGAATTCATCGAGTAG
- a CDS encoding HupE/UreJ family protein, whose protein sequence is MTAAIHRWTAWLRTPAGVLLLGLFILFLNGLLTVALAHGVAEGDKGYIQETSGFLFWPFVYLGAKHMVTGYDHLLFLLGVIFFLYRMKDISLYVTLFAVGHSTTLLLGVLTDISVSSYLVDAVIGLSVAYKALDNMGAFQRWFGFQPATRAATLVFGLVHGFGLATKLQDFNLSPDGLIGNLIAFNLGVEVGQLLALGAILIVMGFWRKTTGFWRHAYAANVVLMTLGFILAGYQLVGFFVA, encoded by the coding sequence ATGACCGCCGCGATCCATCGCTGGACGGCCTGGCTGAGGACGCCTGCGGGCGTCCTCCTGCTGGGGCTGTTCATCTTGTTCCTGAACGGCCTGCTCACGGTCGCCCTGGCTCACGGCGTGGCCGAGGGCGACAAGGGCTATATCCAGGAGACGTCCGGCTTCCTGTTCTGGCCCTTCGTCTACCTCGGGGCCAAACACATGGTCACCGGCTACGACCACCTGCTCTTCCTGCTGGGGGTGATCTTCTTCCTCTACCGGATGAAGGACATCAGCCTCTATGTGACCCTGTTCGCGGTCGGCCACTCCACCACCCTGCTGCTCGGCGTGCTGACCGACATCAGCGTCTCCAGCTATCTGGTGGACGCCGTGATCGGCCTGTCGGTCGCCTACAAGGCGCTCGACAACATGGGCGCCTTCCAGCGCTGGTTCGGCTTCCAGCCCGCGACCAGGGCGGCGACCCTGGTCTTCGGCCTGGTTCACGGCTTCGGCCTGGCCACCAAGCTTCAGGACTTCAACCTCTCGCCCGACGGCCTGATCGGCAATCTGATCGCCTTCAACCTCGGCGTCGAGGTCGGCCAGCTCCTGGCCCTGGGCGCCATCCTTATCGTCATGGGCTTCTGGAGGAAGACGACCGGCTTCTGGCGGCACGCCTACGCCGCCAACGTCGTCCTCATGACCCTCGGCTTCATCCTGGCGGGCTATCAGCTCGTCGGCTTCTTCGTCGCCTGA
- a CDS encoding efflux RND transporter permease subunit — MLERIIALSIRFRWVVMALVLLACAVGAWSFQRLPIDATPDITNVQVQINTEAPGFSPLESEQRITFPVETAIAGIPGLQYTRSVSRYGLSQVTVVFEDGTDIYFARQLVNERLQAARGQLPEGLTPELGPIATGLGEIFMYTIEAEQGARRPDGQLYTPEDLRTLQDWVIRPQLRNTPGVTEVNTIGGFERQYHVTPWPDRLVAYGVTMAEVVEALNRNNANVGAGYVERYGEQYLVRVPGQAETLEDLGAIIVANRNGVPVRVADVSDLVMGEELRTGAATEDGREVVLGTVFMLVGENSRTVAQAVAARLDEASRALPSGVRAVPVYDRTDLVDRAIHTVEKNLVEGALLVIVVLFLLLGNIRAALITAAVIPVTMLMTITGMVRTDTSGNLMSLGALDFGLIVDGAVIIVENCLRRFGETQHRLGRLLTREERFGLAASASGEVIRPSLFGVLIITLVYVPIFALTGVEGKMFHPMAITVVIALTCALVLSLTFVPAAVAMFVTGKVEEKDSFVMRGARRFYQPALDLALRLRVAFVAVAVALVAIAALGASRMGSEFIPNLDEGDIAMHALRIPGTSLSQAVQMQTALERRIAQFPEVERVVAKIGTAEVATDPMPPSVADTFIMLKDRKDWPDPRKPRAELLAELQAAVAQIPGNNYEFTQPIQMRFNELLSGVRADVAIKVFGDDLDALLEVGNAVESVVGGIEGAEDVSVEQVTGLPVLQIRPDRAALSRLGISMDDVQQVVATSIGGVVAGQVFEGDRRFDVVVRLPETLRQDTEAIGRLRIPVPGSGGTAFVPLEEIATIVVEKGPNQISREDGKRRVVVTANVRGRDLGSFIAEVQEKVGAEVEVPAGSWISYGGTFEQLISAAKRLQLVVPVVLLLIFGLLFALFRSVKDSAIVFSGVPLALTGGVAALAMRGLPLSISAAVGFIALSGVAVLNGVVMVSFIRTLIAEGRPLGEAIREGALTRLRPVLMTALVASLGFVPMALNVGAGAEVQRPLATVVIGGIISSTILTLLVLPALYSLVHGRPPRADGAPRRWLPRLPFTRSNA; from the coding sequence ATGCTCGAACGCATCATCGCGCTGTCGATCCGTTTCCGCTGGGTCGTCATGGCGCTCGTCCTCCTCGCCTGCGCGGTCGGCGCCTGGAGTTTCCAGCGCCTGCCCATCGACGCCACGCCGGACATCACCAACGTCCAGGTCCAGATCAATACCGAGGCGCCCGGCTTTTCGCCGCTGGAGTCCGAACAGCGGATCACCTTCCCGGTGGAGACCGCGATCGCCGGCATTCCTGGCCTTCAATACACGCGCTCGGTCTCGCGCTACGGGCTGAGCCAAGTCACCGTCGTCTTCGAAGATGGCACCGACATCTATTTCGCGCGTCAGCTGGTCAATGAACGGCTGCAGGCGGCGCGGGGTCAGCTGCCGGAAGGGCTGACGCCCGAACTCGGCCCCATCGCCACGGGTCTGGGCGAGATCTTCATGTACACGATCGAGGCCGAACAGGGCGCCCGACGGCCCGACGGCCAACTGTACACGCCCGAGGACCTGCGAACGCTGCAGGACTGGGTCATCCGGCCCCAGTTGCGCAACACGCCCGGCGTCACCGAGGTCAACACCATCGGCGGCTTCGAGCGGCAGTATCACGTCACGCCGTGGCCGGATCGTCTCGTCGCCTATGGCGTGACCATGGCTGAGGTCGTCGAGGCGCTGAACCGCAACAACGCCAATGTCGGCGCCGGCTATGTCGAACGCTACGGCGAGCAATACCTGGTCCGGGTTCCAGGCCAGGCTGAGACGCTCGAGGATCTCGGCGCCATCATCGTCGCCAACCGCAACGGCGTACCGGTCCGGGTGGCCGATGTCTCTGACCTGGTGATGGGCGAAGAACTGCGAACGGGCGCCGCGACGGAGGACGGCCGAGAGGTCGTGCTCGGAACGGTGTTCATGCTCGTCGGCGAGAACAGCCGCACCGTGGCCCAGGCCGTCGCCGCCCGTCTGGACGAAGCATCCAGGGCCCTGCCCTCCGGCGTCCGGGCCGTGCCGGTCTATGACCGGACCGATCTGGTCGACCGGGCGATCCACACGGTCGAGAAGAATCTGGTCGAGGGGGCGCTGCTGGTCATCGTCGTGCTGTTCCTGCTGCTCGGGAACATCCGGGCGGCGCTGATCACGGCGGCGGTCATCCCCGTCACCATGCTGATGACCATCACCGGCATGGTGCGGACAGACACCTCGGGCAATCTGATGAGCCTGGGCGCGCTGGATTTCGGCCTCATCGTCGACGGCGCGGTCATCATCGTCGAGAACTGTCTGCGCCGGTTCGGCGAGACCCAGCATCGCCTGGGCCGGCTGCTCACCCGCGAGGAGCGGTTCGGGCTGGCGGCTTCGGCCTCCGGGGAGGTCATCCGGCCATCCCTGTTCGGGGTGCTGATCATCACTCTCGTCTATGTGCCGATCTTCGCCCTCACCGGCGTCGAGGGGAAGATGTTCCATCCGATGGCGATCACCGTCGTCATCGCCTTGACCTGCGCCCTGGTCCTGTCGCTGACCTTCGTCCCGGCCGCCGTCGCCATGTTCGTCACTGGCAAGGTCGAGGAGAAGGACAGCTTCGTCATGCGCGGCGCCCGGCGCTTCTATCAGCCGGCGCTGGACCTGGCCCTGCGCTTGCGCGTGGCCTTCGTGGCCGTTGCGGTCGCCCTGGTGGCGATCGCGGCCCTGGGCGCCAGCCGCATGGGGTCGGAGTTCATCCCGAACCTCGACGAGGGCGACATCGCCATGCACGCGCTTCGCATCCCCGGCACCTCCCTCAGCCAGGCCGTGCAGATGCAGACGGCGCTGGAACGACGCATCGCCCAGTTCCCCGAGGTCGAGCGGGTCGTGGCCAAGATCGGCACCGCCGAGGTGGCGACCGATCCCATGCCGCCTTCGGTCGCCGACACCTTCATCATGCTGAAGGACCGCAAAGACTGGCCCGATCCGCGCAAACCCCGCGCAGAACTCCTGGCAGAACTCCAGGCGGCCGTGGCCCAGATCCCGGGCAACAATTACGAGTTCACCCAGCCGATCCAGATGCGCTTCAACGAACTCCTCTCGGGCGTTCGCGCCGACGTCGCCATCAAGGTGTTCGGCGACGATCTCGACGCCCTGCTTGAAGTCGGCAACGCCGTCGAAAGCGTGGTTGGCGGCATCGAGGGCGCCGAGGATGTCTCGGTGGAACAGGTCACCGGCCTGCCGGTCCTGCAGATCAGGCCCGACCGCGCTGCCTTGTCGCGGCTGGGGATCAGCATGGACGATGTCCAGCAGGTCGTCGCGACCTCGATCGGCGGCGTGGTCGCCGGTCAGGTGTTCGAGGGCGACCGGCGCTTCGATGTGGTCGTGCGCCTGCCCGAGACGCTGCGCCAGGACACCGAAGCCATCGGTCGGCTGCGCATTCCCGTGCCCGGCTCAGGCGGCACGGCTTTCGTGCCCCTTGAGGAGATCGCGACCATCGTCGTCGAGAAGGGCCCAAACCAGATCAGCCGCGAAGACGGCAAGCGCCGGGTTGTGGTCACCGCCAATGTGCGGGGCCGCGACCTGGGGTCCTTCATCGCCGAGGTCCAGGAAAAGGTCGGAGCCGAGGTCGAGGTTCCGGCCGGGTCCTGGATCAGTTACGGCGGCACGTTCGAACAGCTGATCTCGGCGGCCAAGCGGCTGCAGTTGGTGGTGCCGGTGGTGCTGCTGCTGATCTTCGGCCTGCTGTTCGCCCTCTTCCGGTCGGTCAAGGACAGCGCCATCGTCTTCTCGGGTGTGCCCCTGGCCCTGACCGGCGGGGTCGCCGCCTTGGCGATGCGCGGACTGCCGCTCTCGATTTCAGCGGCGGTCGGCTTCATCGCCCTGTCCGGGGTCGCGGTGCTCAACGGCGTCGTCATGGTCAGCTTCATCCGCACCCTGATCGCTGAAGGCAGACCCCTTGGAGAAGCGATACGCGAAGGCGCCCTGACCCGGTTGCGGCCGGTGCTGATGACCGCCCTGGTCGCCAGCCTCGGCTTCGTGCCGATGGCGCTCAACGTGGGGGCCGGCGCCGAGGTCCAACGCCCGCTGGCCACCGTCGTCATCGGCGGGATCATCTCCTCGACGATCCTGACTCTGCTGGTCCTTCCCGCCCTCTACAGCCTCGTCCACGGTCGGCCGCCCCGCGCGGACGGCGCACCGCGCCGCTGGCTTCCCCGTCTTCCCTTCACTCGGAGCAACGCATGA
- a CDS encoding efflux RND transporter periplasmic adaptor subunit — translation MIRHTPSRRVIAASLLALAVGLSACGQGGSAEKTEEEAAAGDYERGPHRGRMLRDGDFALEITLYEEGPEPLFRLYPYFKDKPVDPRQVQAAITLNRLGPKTNRFVFAAENDYLASSGVVFEPHSFDVVVTAAHAGKQHRWAYASYEGRTTITADAARAGGVTVERVGPATLGETLPLTGRVEITPEGQAEVHARYPGRVVALNVALGTRVSRGQVIARVESSESLQTYAITAPIAGMIVAKNVNVGSITGGGEPMLMIGDPTRLHAEFLLYPRDAERVRAGQPVIVKSLAGDYTFNGRIEAVLPSTDLTSQVLIAHVDLPYQGGIWRPGLGVSGEVQVGAGQVPLAVRTKALQPFRDFTVVYARFGTTYEVRMLELGRRTPEWTEVLSGIDPGAEYVVDGAFLIRADVEKSGASHDH, via the coding sequence ATGATCCGTCATACCCCATCGCGGCGCGTCATCGCCGCTTCGTTACTGGCCCTCGCGGTCGGACTTTCCGCTTGCGGCCAAGGCGGTTCGGCGGAAAAGACCGAAGAGGAAGCCGCCGCCGGCGACTATGAGCGCGGCCCCCATCGGGGACGGATGCTGCGCGACGGCGACTTCGCGCTGGAGATCACCCTCTACGAAGAGGGGCCTGAGCCGCTGTTCCGGCTGTATCCCTACTTCAAGGACAAGCCGGTCGATCCGCGACAGGTCCAGGCCGCCATCACGCTCAACCGCCTCGGCCCAAAGACCAACCGGTTCGTCTTCGCCGCCGAGAACGACTATCTGGCGTCGTCGGGGGTCGTCTTCGAACCCCATTCGTTCGATGTCGTGGTGACCGCCGCCCATGCCGGCAAGCAGCACCGCTGGGCCTATGCCTCTTACGAAGGTCGCACGACCATCACGGCCGACGCGGCGCGCGCCGGCGGGGTGACGGTCGAACGTGTCGGGCCCGCGACGCTTGGCGAGACCCTGCCCCTGACGGGCCGGGTCGAGATCACGCCCGAAGGCCAGGCCGAGGTGCATGCCCGCTATCCCGGGCGGGTTGTGGCGCTCAACGTCGCGCTCGGGACCCGCGTCTCACGCGGGCAGGTCATCGCCCGCGTCGAGTCCAGCGAAAGTCTCCAGACCTACGCGATCACAGCGCCGATCGCCGGCATGATCGTGGCCAAGAACGTCAATGTCGGCTCCATTACGGGAGGCGGCGAGCCGATGTTGATGATCGGCGATCCCACCCGGCTGCACGCGGAGTTCCTGCTCTATCCCCGCGACGCCGAACGGGTCCGCGCGGGTCAGCCGGTCATCGTCAAGAGTCTGGCCGGCGACTACACCTTCAACGGCCGGATCGAGGCGGTTCTGCCCTCGACCGATCTGACAAGTCAGGTCCTGATCGCCCATGTCGACCTGCCCTATCAGGGCGGCATCTGGCGGCCAGGATTGGGCGTGTCGGGCGAGGTGCAGGTCGGCGCCGGACAGGTTCCGTTAGCGGTGCGCACCAAGGCGCTCCAGCCGTTCCGTGACTTCACCGTGGTCTACGCCCGCTTCGGCACGACCTATGAGGTGCGGATGCTCGAACTGGGCCGCCGCACACCCGAATGGACCGAGGTCCTGAGCGGCATCGATCCCGGCGCCGAGTATGTGGTGGACGGCGCCTTCCTCATCCGCGCGGACGTCGAGAAGTCCGGCGCGAGCCACGACCACTAG